Proteins found in one Tamandua tetradactyla isolate mTamTet1 chromosome 3, mTamTet1.pri, whole genome shotgun sequence genomic segment:
- the LOC143678288 gene encoding small integral membrane protein 15-like, translated as MSDIKAWAEYVVEWAAKDPYGFLTTVILALTPLFLASAVLSWKLAKMTEAREKEQQKKQKRQENIAKAKRLKRD; from the coding sequence ATGTCTGATATCAAGGCTTGGGCTGAGTATGTTGTGGAATGGGCTGCAAAGGACCCATATGGCTTCCTTACGACAGTGATTTTGGCCCTTACTCCGTTGTTCCTAGCAAGTGCTGTACTGTCCTGGAAATTGGCCAAGATGACTGAGGCCagggaaaaggagcagcagaAGAAGCAGAAACGTcaagaaaatattgcaaaagcCAAACGACTAAAAAGGgattga